One window from the genome of Podospora pseudocomata strain CBS 415.72m chromosome 6, whole genome shotgun sequence encodes:
- a CDS encoding hypothetical protein (COG:U; EggNog:ENOG503NVT4) gives MSPSTKKGDIESPPGAESETDLELLGRQRPDVFSSTFTEVMFCASLLISMFMAEFFISGFNIILPSVSISLEIPKTSQVWPASVFSLVTGAFLLPFGRIADIYGAYWVFSIGMVWFSAWSLISGFSTNYIMLIVTRALGGFGPAAFLPTGIMLLGKLYRPGPRKNLVFALYSAFAPIGFFLGIITGGLTIEYLSWRWYFYIGSIILFISSAVAFVTIPKDMEQTRRENAHIKMDWWGIVTIAPGLVLTTFALTDGAHAPHGWKSPYIIVTFILGVLLLGAAVYIEGWVAEQPLLPFDLFQPKYMVRLTVALFFAYGIFGVFLFYASFQISEWMGQTALITAIWFAPMAGGGIVLATIGGFTLHLLPGRLLLIISALGSLACVLLFALMPQDANFWAWVFPAMLGSTIGIDITFIVSNVFITTNVARHRQGLAGALINSLLFLGISFFLGISDLAVSEETKRGGTTGHQVAFWFATACAVVVLLLFATIKVGKAESDLTLEERAELERQAKNQASRSTVTEEKA, from the exons ATGTCACCGTCAACGAAGAAAGGCGACATCGAGTCGCCCCCGGGTGCCGAGTCTGAGACTGATCTCGAACTGCTCGGCCGTCAAAGACCAGATGTCTTCTCCAGCACTTTTACCGAGGTTATGTTTTGTGCTTCACTTCTGATATCCATGTTCATGGCG GAGTTCTTCATCTCAggcttcaacatcatccttCCCTCGGTTTCCATCTCGCTCGAAATTCCAAAAACCTCACAGGTGTGGCCCGCCAGCGTCTTCTCCCTCGTCACTGGTGCCTTTCTACTGCCCTTTGGCAGGATAGCCGACATTTATGGCGCCTACTGGGTTTTCAGCATCGGAATGGTCTGGTTCTCAGCTTGGTCTCTCATCTCTGGCTTCAGCACGAATTACATCATGCTTATTGTCACCAGAGCtctgggtgggtttggacCAGCGGCCTTCTTACCGACGGGGATCATGTTGCTGGGGAAGCTATACCGTCCGGGTCCGAGAAAGAACTTGGTGTTTGCGCTTTACAGCGCCTTTGCGCCCAttggcttctttttgggCATCATCACGGGCGGCTTGACGATCGAGTACCTCAGTTGGAGGTGGTACTTTTACATCGGCTCCATTATCCTGTTCATCTCTTCAGCTGTTGCGTTTGTGACAATTCCAAAAGACATGGAGCAAACGAGAAGGGAAAATGCCCATATCAAAATGGACTGGTGGGGCATTGTTACGATTGCGCCGGGCTTGGTCTTGACTACATTCGCCCTGACAGACGGAGCTCACGCACCCCACGGATGGAAGAGTCCGTACATCATCGTGACTTTCATTCTTGGCGTATTGCTTCTAGGCGCCGCGGTCTACATTGAAGGTTGGGTAGCAGAACAGCCGCTGCTCCCGTTCGATCTCTTTCAACCAAAGTACATGGTCCGGCTCACTGTCGCACTGTTCTTTGCCTATGGCATCTTCGGGGTTTTCCTATTTTACGCCAGTTTCCA AATCAGCGAGTGGATGGGACAAACAGCACTCATCACAGCCATTTGGTTCGCCCCaatggctggtggtggtatcgtATTGGCCACAATCGGTGGGTTTACCCTTCATCTGTTGCCTGGTAGGCTACTCTTGATCATTTCTGCGCTTGGAAGCCTGGCCTGCGTGCTTCTGTTCGCGCTTATGCCACAAGATGCCAACTTTTGGGCATGGGTCTTTCCTGCCATGCTCGGCTCGACCATTGGCATAGACATCACCTTCATCGTCAGCAACGTCTTCATCACGACCAATGTTGCAAGGCATAGGCAGGGTTTGGCAGGGGCTCTCATCAACAGCCTCTTGTTTTTGGGCatcagcttcttcctcggcatTTCGGATCTTGCTGTTTCCGAAGAGACCAAGAGGGGTGGCACAACTGGACATCAAGTCGCCTTTTGGTTTGCTACTGCTTGTGCTGTGGTTGTTCTGCTCTTGTTTGCCACCATCAAGGTCGGCAAGGCTGAGTCCGATTTGACCTTAGAAGAAAGGGCGGAGTTAGAAAGGCAGGCCAAAAACCAAGCCAGCCGGTCCACAGTgaccgaggagaaggcctAG
- a CDS encoding hypothetical protein (COG:K; EggNog:ENOG503NYT6) codes for MPEPKKTPPSTGAAAPQKACHNCRRRRLRCDKSVPSCHKCSINGEECLGYGTFFRWANAPAVRGRLALPKPKKEPLKSRTPSLPSPTLFSSISTVSPSDSPSISSSVSPLLSPLVLPLVSSVSPASSTSECDYQTKPLSRAELMAINREVQAMKDEEEGTYRYTLVHPSLLDPFHSSLDRKSKHYIHHFSNAVCRDLVSIDQQSRNPFRAMIPLAGRFDYLQSIIVATGAMHLATLQNYHNRRPGGPELVDALVAKGKAVSALTRAVASAGNEVTPTSQAMILAAIVFFVNLDLIDNGKGSWQAHIEAASTLMTSIQKQVASGGAENRVIIDDSLMRLVDAIAADCLTYRILGTTISGVDTTWADSMEHSDLFSVLSRAEAHSYHCCPPVMLETILATSRLFHDHLSAPEEKVKRALELLGRAKKFDVVDWVYAIQGLSLEQDDLSVRVSLARAHRAAACLYILLCVPDALKPLGLVSLEPLVLELRGYIAEVPLDHVLLKGIVWPVFLAGAQTTEASQRVWYVERLESVWAKNPWICPWGYIRTAIEMMREIWEARDAMEMAGLEDLGGWNWLAAMKSRREQCLIV; via the exons ATGCCTGAACCCAAGAAGACACCCCCTTCgacaggagcagcagcaccacaaaAGGCCTGCCATAActgtcgccgccgccgacttCGGTGTGACAAATCTGTCCCCTCCTGTCACAAGTGCTCAATCAACGGCGAAGAGTGTCTTGGCTATGGAACCTTCTTCCGATGGGCGAATGCCCCAGCTGTCCGGGGCCGCCTCGCGTTGCCAAAGCCAAAGAAAGAGCCCTTGAAGAGTCGAACACCAAGtttgccatcaccaacattaTTCTCGTCCATCTCAACAGTATCGCCTTCAGATTCCCCATCGATATCTTCTTCAGTATCCCCGTTGCTGTCGCCCTTGGTATTGCCCCTGGTATCATCGGTGTCACCGGCGTCATCTACATCGGAGTGTGACTATCAAACCAAACCCCTCAGCCGTGCTGAGCTCATGGCCATCAACCGCGAGGTTCAGGCTAtgaaggatgaggaggaaggaacATATAGGTACACTCTGGTTCACCCCTCCCTACTGGATCCTTTTCACAGCTCCCTGGACCGGAAATCAAAACATTATATCCACCACT TCTCCAATGCCGTCTGCCGTGATCTGGTCTCGATCGACCAGCAATCCCGCAACCCCTTCCGCGCCATGATTCCTCTTGCTGGCCGGTTTGATTACCTGCAGTCCATTATCGTGGCCACGGGGGCTATGCACCTGGCCACACTGCAAAATTACCACAACCGCCGCCCAGGAGGGCCAGAACTGGTTGACGCCCTCGTGGCTAAGGGAAAAGCCGTATCGGCACTCACGAGAGCCGTAGCAAGTGCCGGCAATGAAGTTACACCCACAAGCCAGGCCATGATCTTGGCAGCGATAGTCTTCTTCGTCAACCTGGACTTGATCGACAACGGCAAGGGGAGCTGGCAGGCTCACATCGAGGCAGCTAGCACGCTCATGACGTCGATTCAGAAGCAAGTCGCCAGTGGCGGGGCCGAGAACAGGGTGATAATAGACGACAGCCTGATGAGGCTGGTGGACGCCATCGCGGCGGATTGCTTGACATATCGGATTCTTGGGACGACCATAAGCGGCGTTGACACAACGTGGGCTGACTCGATGGAACACTCGGATCTCTTTTCTGTGCTCAGCCGGGCCGAGGCCCATAGCTATCACTGTTGCCCACCAGTCATGCTGGAGACCATCCTGGCCACCAGCAGACTGTTTCATGATCATCTGAGCGCACCAGAGGAAAAGGTGAAGCGAGCGCTGGAGCTCTTGGGCCGCGCCAAAAAGTTCGACGTCGTGGACTGGGTCTATGCGATCCAGGGGCTGTCGTTGGAGCAAGATGATTTATCTGTGCGAGTGAGTTTGGCAAGGGCACATCGCGCGGCGGCATGTCTGTACATTTTACTTTGTGTGCCGGACGCTCTCAAACCATTGGGTTTGGTTTCCCTAGAGCCCCTGGTCCTGGAGCTGCGTGGGTATATAGCCGAGGTGCCACTCGATCACGTACTTCTCAAGGGTATCGTCTGGCCGGTGTTCCTGGCGGGCGCGCAAACCACCGAGGCCTCTCAGCGGGTCTGGTATGTTGAAAGGCTCGAATCGGTTTGGGCAAAGAACCCTTGGATTTGTCCTTGGGGTTACATACGTACCGCCATCGAAATGATGAGGGAAATCTGGGAAGCCAGAGATGCCATGGAGATGGCCGGCCTGGAGGATCTCGGCGGGTGGAATTGGTTGGCTGCCATGAAGAGTAGGCGAGAGCAATGCTTGATTGTCTGA
- a CDS encoding hypothetical protein (EggNog:ENOG503P2E2; COG:S), which translates to MYRWYQNATICYAFLNDVDDSYDEDPELVLEATGEQRTAARIRNTIRSVRHSRWFTRGWTLQELIAPANVTFYSRNWNVLGTKLRDVPLNEPSAYHEPLDFATIVSQITGVDLDVLSGHLDLDSISVAGKMKWAAKRRTTRTEYMAYCLMGLFNVNMPLLYGEGGRAFMRLQEEIIKVTNDQSIFCWECDEADVLQNHLSGLLASKPVHFASFGDIRPLPFDASRPSSPSTMTNAGLHVEFYLERATESTCHNSHHEFNAILDCYPRKHIKQDGTTSSRNPAMRLIALGGDQFARLFPSKVVWVSADHWQTDGGENQYIYVKQSPVIRVPDIVVSEDPSDRCRLIDVWPPSRWIAATWTLGLATSSRNDTTIRDTALAKFKYRVKTTTAEHDNEPLMIEVRVGICSKLQLGSSISWDCWCHFRNLSNKLNTHESDPPIEAVDRQLTRGFAQYIQEGVQAVVETVHTRNRSYFSLTVSNVYEMDSVTSLRSILEVQGTEIGATGTTNSVSAALLVDVASKSTVQDTWQWILGINSPGFNTGTAAALSHPPPIRTRSCPQSKANPEPLEQSPVYETFSEVLATAIKTGVMIEASAVINPFESYFTTLLIQACIKNEDQAARQLLTSPLSSVLVDIKTSIQTRDQSELEPWHEIFRDFRVIHWASALGHLAIVKLLTAHGADPSSTTGLGLSAVHLAALTSHSLIVEHLLDVLEDKRPEWFENEQFGQAESPAHLIAAYIRGSETARILNRLLPDLKLAGKPKNDRLGDMGLPELEILSLSPIAASLEEMDAEELHRVMPNQLTLPINTFHETALHRAAAMDNIHAVKAFLDNSEYFPRPSAYQDCVGRTPLWHAAAAGALKAVEEFLQHKDGVPIDEPDTLGRTPLHAACRGGHVEVVDVLLRAGANPTAATTESHMTPAHFAALSGKEEILRLLNKHTERLDIFSESARLSPLHIATSNGFLGCVRFLCETGAQLDVMAGHRLIVRSHPNIGFLDVSLAKKHGYWSLHELAQHGNHTQVQRYLEMIAPGQAGVKTGSSTGLFDVELGSSLWPSFHYEKLLTRNL; encoded by the exons atgtATAGATGGTACCAAAATGCAACAATATGCTATGCATTCCTCAACGATGTCGATGACAGCTATGACGAGGACCCTGAACTGGTCTTGGAAGCTACTGGAGAACAGCGCACGGCTGCCAGAATTCGAAACACGATACGATCAGTTCGACATAGTCGATGGTTCACGAGAGGGTGGACATTGCAAGAGCTGATTGCACCTGCAAACGTCACCTTTTATTCCCGAAACTGGAATGTCCTCGGCACCAAACTAAGGGATGTCCCCTTAAACGAGCCTTCGGCCTATCATGAGCCTCTAGATTTTGCAACAATTGTCAGCCAGATTACGGGGGTTGACCTTGATGTTCTCTCAGGCCATCTGGATTTGGACAGCATCAGCGTTGCCGGCAAGATGAAGTGGGCAGCTAAACGACGCACGACTCGAACAGAATACATGGCATATTGTCTGATGGGTCTGTTCAATGTCAATATGCCCTTGCTTTATGGTGAGGGTGGCCGTGCTTTCATGCGGTTACAAGAGGAGATCATCAAAG TAACCAATGACCAGTCAATTTTCTGTTGGGAATGTGATGAGGCCGATGTCCTTCAAAATCATCTCTCAGGCCTGTTGGCATCTAAGCCGGTTCACTTTGCCAGTTTTGGGGACATTAGGCCTCTGCCCTTTGATGCTTCTCGCCCAAGTTCCCCCTCGACAATGACAAACGCGGGCCTCCACGTGGAGTTCTATCTCGAACGAGCTACAGAATCGACATGCCACAATTCACATCACGAATTCAACGCCATCCTGGATTGTTATCCTCGCAAACACATTAAGCAAGATGGAACAACTTCCTCTCGGAACCCAGCCATGCGCCTGATAGCTCTCGGTGGTGACCAGTTTGCACGGCTGTTCCCTTCAAAAGTTGTCTGGGTATCTGCAGACCACTGGCAGACGGATGGAGGGGAGAATCAATACATCTACGTAAAACAGTCTCCGGTCATTAGAGTTCCCGACATTGTCGTTTCTGAGGACCCGTCCGACCGCTGCCGACTAATTGATGTCTGGCCCCCATCGCGCTGGATCGCAGCTACTTGGACTCTGGGCCTCGCGACTTCAAGCCGAAACGACACCACGATTCGAGATACTGCCCTGGCCAAGTTTAAGTATCGGGTCAAGACCACCACTGCTGAACATGACAATGAGCCTTTGATGATagaggtgagggtgggtaTTTGCTCAAAGCTGCAGCTGGGTTCGTCTATTTCGTGGGACTGTTGGTGTCATTTCCGGAACTTATCCAACAAACTAAACACTCACGAATCCGACCCCCCTATCGAGGCGGTTGACCGGCAGCTGACCCGTGGGTTCGCTCAATACATCCAAGAGGGCGTGCAGGCGGTAGTTGAGACTGTCCACACACGAAACCGCTCCTACTTCTCCTTGACTGTCTCCAATGTCTATGAAATGGACAGCGTTACGAGTTTACGTTCTATTCTTGAAGTCCAGGGCACCGAAATCGGCGCCACTGGAACCACAAATTCAGTATCGGCAGCATTATTAGTCGATGTAGCCTCAAAAAGCACGGTGCAAGACACGTGGCAATGGATTCTTGGAATTAATAGCCCTGGGTTCAACACGGGAACGGCAGCCGCTTTATCACACCCTCCGCCAATTCGAACACGTTCTTGTCCGCAATCCAAAGCCAACCCAGAACCTCTTGAGCAAAGCCCCGTCTACGAAACATTTTCTGAAGTCCTTGCTACAGCAATCAAAACGGGTGTCATGATTGAAGCCTCTGCTGTTATCAACCCGTTTGAAAGCTATTTCACCACATTGTTGATCCAGGCTTGCATTAAAAATGAAGACCAAGCAGCGAGGCAGCTGCTTACCAGTCCGCTGAGCAGTGTGCTAGTCGACATCAAGACCTCCATACAAACACGAGATCAAAGTGAGCTGGAACCATGGCATGAAATCTTCCGGGACTTTAGAGTCATCCACTGGGCCTCAGCACTTGGACATCTCGCTATTGTCAAGTTGCTCACTGCACATGGGGCGGATCCTAGCAGTACTACAGGGCTTGGACTGTCAGCCGTTCATTTAGCAGCACTTACTTCCCATTCCCTAATCGTGGAGCACCTTCTCGACGTTCTCGAAGACAAACGACCCGAGTGGTTCGAGAATGAACAGTTTGGGCAAGCAGAGTCGCCGGCCCATCTGATCGCTGCCTATATCAGGGGATCTGAAACCGCGAGGATCCTGAATCGGCTTTTACCCGATCTAAAGCTAGCGGGAAAGCCCAAAAACGACCGTCTAGGAGACATGGGTCTGCCCGAGTTGGAGATACTCAGCCTGTCCCCAATAGCTGCCAGCCTTGAGGAGATGGATGCCGAGGAGCTTCATCGTGTTATGCCAAACCAGCTTACACTGCCAATCAATACGTTTCATGAGACCGCACTCCACCGCGCTGCCGCAATGGACAATATTCACGCAGTGAAAGCCTTCTTAGACAACTCTGAATATTTTCCCCGACCATCGGCTTACCAAGATTGTGTTGGCAGAACTCCATTGTGGcacgctgccgctgccgggGCTTTGAAGGCAGTCGAGGAATTTCTTCAACACAAAGACGGAGTCCCCATCGATGAACCTGATACGCTTGGAAGAACACCATTACACGCAGCCTGTCGCGGCGGCCATGTCGAGGTCGTTGACGTACTTCTCAGGGCCGGAGCGAATCCAACAGCTGCGACAACAGAGTCCCACATGACGCCTGCTCACTTTGCTGCATTGAGCGGCAAAGAGGAAATTCTTCGATTGCTTAACAAACACACAGAAAGACTAGACATCTTCTCAGAGTCCGCAAGACTGTCCCCTCTTCATATTGCAACTTCGAATGGATTTTTGGGCTGTGTCAGGTTTCTTTGTGAAACCGGAGCACAGTTGGACGTAATGGCCGGTCATCGTTTGATTGTGAGAAGCCATCCCAATATTGGCTTTTTGGACGTCAGTCTGGCCAAGAAACATGGCTACTGGAGTCTGCACGAGCTGGCTCAACATGGAAACCACACACAGGTCCAGCGGTATCTGGAAATGATTGCCCCTGGTCAGGCAGGCGTGAAGACAGGGTCCAGCACGGGACTGTTCGACGTCGAATTGGGAAGCAGTTTGTGGCCTTCATTTCATTACGAGAAATTACTGACTCGTAACCTATGA
- a CDS encoding hypothetical protein (CAZy:AA3; COG:E; EggNog:ENOG503NXKF) yields MPVNSRLAVAATLASLWLQSGSAQTTCSTVPSDATYDYVIVGSGAGGIPMADRLSEAGHKVLLIEKGPPSSGRWGGTMKPAWLQGTNLTRFDVPGLCNQIWADPTGVSCTDIDQMAGCVLGGGTAVNAGLWWKPHPEDWDTNFPAGWQTKDLAAATDRVFSRIPGTITPSVDGKRYLSQGFDVLGGSLRAAGWEYVVPNETPEKKNRTIGHSTFMFSGGERGGPLATYLVTASGRNTFTLWTNTIAKRIIRTGGHATGVEVECNRGGHAGVVNLTPNTGRVISAAGAFGSAKLLFRSGIGPTDQLNIVKNSTDGPTMIDSAQWINLPVGYNLNDHVGTDIEIAHPDVVFYDYYAAWRSPIASDAETYLANRTGPFAQAAPNIGPIFWEIIKGGDGTNRHLHWQARVEGLTNTSMTVTQYLGTGSTSRGRMTITRQLNTVVSTPPYLRTEHDKQAVVEGLISLQKSLANVANLTWITPRPGVSAEQFVNSIPAIPGRRGSNHWIGTAKMGTDDGRSGGTSVVDLNTKVYGTDNIFVVDASIFPGMITANPSAAIVIVSEHAATKILALSSA; encoded by the exons atgcctGTCAACTCCAGGTTGGCAGTTGCCGCAACGCTGGCCTCATTAT GGCTTCAGTCAGGGTCTGCGCAAACAACATGCTCGACGGTACCGTCAGATGCGACCTACGACTACGTGATTGTAGGATCCGGGGCCGGTGGAATCCCCATGGCTGACCGACTTAGCGAAGCGGGACACAAGGTGCTGTTAATCGAGAAAGGGCCACCGTCTTCAGGTCGATGGGGTGGCACAATGAAGCCCGCATGGCTCCAAGGCACAAACCTGACACGGTTCGACGTTCCGGGGCTTTGCAATCAG ATTTGGGCCGACCCCACGGGCGTCTCCTGTACTGACATAGATCAAATGGCGGGCTGCGTTCTCGGGGGTGGGACGGCGGTAAACGCAGGGCTGTGGTGGAAGCCGCACCCGGAGGACTGGGACACCAACTTCCCTGCTGGATGGCAAACCAAGGATCTCGCGGCCGCCACCGACCGCGTGTTCTCGAGAATACCCGGAACCATCACCCCTTCAGTGGATGGTAAACGATACTTGTCGCAGGGATTTGATGTGTTGGGGGGCAGTCTTCGAGCGGCCGGGTGGGAGTACGTGGTACCCAATGAGACcccggagaagaagaaccGCACGATTGGACACAGCACGTTTATGTTTTCCGGTGGTGAAAGGGGCGGGCCTTTGGCCACCTATCTCGTCACCGCGAGCGGGAGGAACACGTTTACCCTGTGGACAAATACAATTGCTAAGCGAATCATCCGCACTGGCGGCCATGCCACTGGTGTCGAGGTGGAGTGCAACCGTGGTGGACATGCTGGTGTTGTGAACCTGACACCAAACACTGGACGTGTCATCTCAGCGGCCGGAGCCTTTGGCTCTGCAAAGTTGTTGTTTAGGA GCGGCATTGGCCCAACAGACCAGCTGAACATCGTCAAGAACTCAACAGATGGACCGACGATGATTGATTCAGCGCAGTGGATTAACCTACCGGTGGGCTACAACTTGAATGACCACGTTGGGACAGATATTGAGATCGCCCATCCTGATGTTGTTTTTTACGATTACTACGCTGCTTGGCGATCGCCTATTGCCAGCGATGCCGAGACATATTTGGCCAACCGGACTGGCCCCTTTGCTCAGGCGGCTCCAAATATTGGCCCCATC TTTTGGGAAATCATCAAGGGTGGTGACGGCACTAATAGACACCTACACTGGCAGGCTCGAGTAGAGGGGCTTACCAACA CCTCCATGACTGTTACCCAGTATCTTGGAACCGGGTCAACGTCTCGAGGAAGAATGACAATCACTAGGCAACTCAATACGGTTGTCTCGACACCTCCATATCTCAGAACAGAGCATGACAAGCAGGCAGTCGTTGAGGGTCTAATCAGTCTCCAAAAGTCTCTGGCCAACGTCGCTAATTTGACGTGGATTACCCCGAGACCAGGAGTTTCGGCAGAGCAATTTGTGAACTCG ATCCCTGCAATTCCTGGACGCCGAGGTTCCAACCATTGGATAGGGACTGCCAAGATGGGCACTGATGATGGGAGGTCTGGTGGAACGTCCGTGGTGGACTTGAACACCAAGGTATACGGGACTGACAACATCTTTGTCGTTGATGCTTCCATCTTCCCCGGAATGATCACCGCCAACCCGTCCGCTGCCATTGTTATTGTTTCGGAGCACGCTGCCACCAAGATTCTTGCGCTTTCTTCTGCCTAA
- a CDS encoding hypothetical protein (EggNog:ENOG503PA52; COG:G; CAZy:AA9), with translation MLASLALVLSTALSATAHYTLPRVGNGADWQHVRRADNWQNNGFVGSVTSPQIRCFQNSVAGASQTYNVSAGSQLTYYVNPNAYHPGPMQFYLARVPDGQDVTRWDGSGAVWFKIYHEQPTFGQQLGWPSLNKGSFPVTIPRCIRSGYYLLRAEHIALHSASSPGGAQFYISCAQIGVTGGGNTEPSNKVSFPGAYSASDPGIQININWPIPTSYRNPGPPVFQC, from the exons ATGTTGGCTTCTCTCGCCCTCGTTCTCAGCACTGCGCTCAGCGCCACCGCCCACTACACTCTGCCTCGTGTTGGCAATGGCGCTGACTGGCAGCACGTCCGTCGCGCTGACA ACTGGCAGAATAACGGTTTCGTCGGCAGTGTGACCTCTCCACAAATCCGATGCTTCCAGAACTCGGTAGCTGGAGCTTCGCAAACCTACAACGTCAGCGCCGGCTCTCAGTTGACTTACTATGTCAACCCCAACGCCTACCACCCTGG ACCGATGCAATTCTACTTGGCCCGCGTGCCTGATGGACAGGACGTCACCAGGTGGGATGGATCCGGCGCTGTCTGGTTTAAGATCTACCATGAACAGCCCACATTTGGCCAACAGCTCGGCTGGCCCAGTTTGA ACAAGGGATCATTCCCCGTCACCATCCCGCGTTGCATCCGCTCTGGTTACTACTTGCTCCGTGCTGAGCACATCGCCTTGCACTCTGCTTCCAGCCCCGGAGGCGCCCAGTTCTACATCTCCTGCGCCCAGATCGGAGTCACCGGTGGTGGTAACACTGAGCCCAGCAACAAGGTTTCCTTCCCCGGTGCCTACTCCGCCAGCGACCCCGGCATTCAGATCAACATCAACTGGCCTATCCCTACTTCCTACCGGAACCCTGGCCCTCCCGTCTTCCAGTGCTAA
- a CDS encoding hypothetical protein (COG:Q; EggNog:ENOG503NVM2), translating into MCEAVSMTLVLLTDVTATRICSPLLIICKSDKHHSLFMPISIISNSPTVHPKAIFTSLLTHQSLATMSAKGGKFQPVKEAQAQNLPGLDKNMKPESESTKLEGKDQLHEYKGSGKLKGNKAFITGGDSGIGRSVAVLFAREGSDVTIVYLPEEQEDAEKTKKLVEAEGQQCLLFPGDLMDAETCRKAVQVHVDKFGKIHVLVNNASKQIMCQDITDIDLENVESTFRSNILQMFAITKYAVKYMEKGGSIINTTSTVAFRGTGAMVDYAATKGAIVSFTRSLAKQLIPKGIRVNCIAPGPVHTPLQPASRPAEDMEGFGEKYALGRPGQPSEVAPSFVFLASKDAELYYGQVLHPYPLGD; encoded by the exons ATGTGTGAGGCGGTGTCGATGACGTTGGTACTCCTAACTGACGTCACAGCTACGCGAATCTGCTCCCCACTTCTCATCATCTGTAAAAGCGACAAGCATCATTCCCTTTTCATGCCAATTTCCATAATCTCCAACTCTCCAACAGTTCATCCAAAGGCAATATTTACATCTCTGCTAACACATCAATCTCTCGCAACCATGTCGGCCAAAGGCGGTAAATTTCAGCCCGTGAAGGAGGCACAGGCCCAGAACCTTCCAGGCCTCGACAAGAACATGAAGCCAGAAAGCGAATCCACCAAACTTGAGGGCAAGGACCAACTGCACGAATACAAGGGCTCGGGAAAGCTCAAGGGGAACAAGGCTTTCATTACCGGGGGAGA CTCTGGAATAGGACGTTCAGTAGCGGTGCTGTTTGCCCGCGAAGGCTCAGATGTCACGATAGTCTATCTCCCCGAAGAGCAGGAGGACGCTGAAAAGACGAAAAAGCTCGTGGAAGCCGAGGGACAGCAGTGCTTGCTATTTCCGGGGGATCTGATGGACGCTGAGACGTGCCGCAAGGCTGTTCAGGTCCATGTTGACAAATTCGGCAAGATCCACGTGCTCGTCAACAATGCCTCGAAGCAAATCATGTGCCAGGATATCACCGACATTGACCTCGAGAATGTGGAGAGCACATTCCGGAGCAACATTCTGCAAATGTTTGCCATCACAAAGTATGCTGTGAAGTATATGGAGAAGGGCGGCTC aatcatcaacaccacatcgACCGTTGCCTTCCGTGGAACAGGTGCCATGGTCGATTACGCGGCGACAAAGGGGGCTATCGTGTCTTTTACTCGGTCACTCGCCAAACAGCTCATACCCAAGGGTATCAGGGTCAACTGCATCGCCCCGGGACCCGTTCACACCCCCTTGCAACCAGCTTCACGGCCAGCTGAGGACATGGAGGGTTTTGGAGAGAAGTATGCCTTGGGACGACCTGGTCAGCCCAGTGAGGTTGCACCCAGCTTTGTGTTTTTGGCCAGCAAGGATGCGGAGCTGTATTACGGCCAAGTGCTTCATCCGTACCCCTTGGGGGACTAG
- a CDS encoding hypothetical protein (EggNog:ENOG502SVW0): protein MLPSVALALCSLLGFNRIASASLPDKYTVVDVQWDLLTDLNNPNSAAVSVFGTIQEAVAQMEAQFPGWNATFQAQQPSYSTVSDGTVSAAALYDRDYYLCGGRGKVTTAAPKNGPGPNNCGRVSCGYNAAIYWCNDVSSQAAQLVRYHLI, encoded by the exons ATGTTGCCAAGCGTCGCCTTGGCTCTCTGCAGCTTGCTGGGATTCAATCGG atcgccagcgccagcctTCCTGACAAGTACACTGTTGTCGACGTCCAGTGGGACCTCCTTACcgacctcaacaaccccaacagcGCCGCCGTCTCGGTCTTTGGCACGATTCAAGAAGCTGTGGCCCAGATGGAGGCCCAGTTCCCCGGGTGGAATGCCACTTTCCAGGCCCAGCAGCCGTCCTATAGCACCGTGTCCGATGGAACCGTCTCCGCAGCCGCTCTTTACGATCGGGACTACTATCTCTGCGGTGGCCGTGG AAAGGTGACTACCGCTGCCCCCAAGAACGGCCCAGGACCCAACAACTGCGGTCGTGTGTCATGTGGATATAATGCAGCAATTTACTGGTGCAACGATGTAAGTTCTCAAGCTGCTCAACTTGTACGTTACCACTTGATTTGA